A single Cytophagia bacterium CHB2 DNA region contains:
- a CDS encoding restriction endonuclease, which produces MSKTVIPTYDALMTPILQALKSLGGSGTIEEINEKVAEIAKLSDEQLEVLHDPNRGGGQTEVEYRLAWARTYLKRYGVLENSSRGVWALTPAGSKLDRVDEKDVVRTIRAQIKKDHEESENEFNEPDEKVTWREELLNTLIKMQPSAFERLVQRMLRESGFIQVEVTGRSGDGGIDGRGIMRLGGLLSFHVIFQCKKWQGSVSAGQVRDFRGAMVGRADKGLLITTGTFTKDAVREATRDGAPAIDLIDGEQFLDKLKELGLGVQTRKVEIEEITVENEWFESI; this is translated from the coding sequence ATGTCAAAAACAGTCATTCCAACTTACGACGCCTTGATGACGCCGATTCTTCAAGCACTCAAAAGTCTCGGTGGTTCAGGAACGATTGAAGAAATCAATGAAAAAGTTGCTGAAATTGCCAAGCTTTCAGACGAACAGTTAGAAGTATTGCACGATCCGAATAGAGGTGGAGGACAAACCGAAGTCGAATATCGGCTAGCATGGGCCAGAACTTATCTCAAAAGATATGGCGTATTAGAGAATTCTTCACGAGGAGTGTGGGCTTTAACACCCGCAGGCAGCAAGCTTGATCGGGTGGATGAAAAAGACGTTGTGCGGACGATCCGAGCACAAATAAAGAAGGATCATGAAGAGTCGGAGAATGAATTCAATGAGCCGGATGAAAAAGTAACATGGCGTGAAGAACTTTTGAATACCCTGATCAAAATGCAGCCATCTGCTTTCGAAAGGCTGGTTCAAAGAATGTTACGCGAATCGGGCTTCATTCAAGTTGAAGTCACCGGCCGAAGCGGCGATGGCGGCATTGACGGAAGGGGTATTATGCGGCTAGGGGGCTTGCTCAGTTTTCATGTCATTTTCCAGTGTAAAAAATGGCAAGGCTCAGTTAGTGCTGGTCAAGTCAGGGATTTCAGAGGCGCGATGGTCGGACGAGCGGATAAAGGCTTGTTGATTACGACAGGCACTTTTACAAAGGATGCTGTACGAGAAGCAACGCGAGATGGTGCACCAGCTATTGATCTTATTGATGGTGAGCAATTCTTGGATAAGCTCAAAGAGCTTGGTTTGGGTGTTCAAACTCGAAAAGTTGAGATTGAAGAAATCACAGTTGAGAATGAGTGGTTCGAAAGCATATAA
- a CDS encoding DUF1175 family protein: MSFHVQIRRSVARFLMSFSRNPVKYKASTEFSQDSFRLTCRDGSYFQSKNASGCFKYAKRFFQSDNEHSPLTPEKIYRMSSCFHWHKVNSLLPAILFAAMSLPACAERPESRAPMMNSTPVPLTRNENLDSLIDLDADGFPDVAELQDEQDRRNFRRWFVSIAESQLYKEDPAWRTDDHDCAGLIRFAYREALKKHDTDWLRRKRFLLDAAIPDVRKYNYPKVPLIKTKIFRTREGQFRETDLADTTFAVTAMAAKMRSYNTVFLGKTLENVQPGDLLFYLNAGDVNMPQHSMIFLGDQRRPASYEDAVIYHTGPREAEPGVLKKVRLLDLLQHPDDRWHPAPENQYFLGFYRWKILD; encoded by the coding sequence ATGAGTTTTCATGTTCAAATTCGCCGCTCAGTTGCTCGTTTCCTGATGTCATTCAGCAGGAATCCTGTGAAGTATAAAGCCAGTACCGAATTCTCACAAGATTCTTTCAGATTGACATGTAGGGATGGATCTTATTTTCAGAGTAAAAATGCCTCCGGTTGTTTCAAGTACGCAAAAAGATTCTTTCAGAGTGACAATGAACATTCTCCGCTGACGCCAGAAAAAATTTATCGGATGAGTTCATGCTTCCATTGGCACAAAGTCAATTCTCTGTTGCCGGCAATTCTGTTTGCGGCCATGTCGCTGCCCGCCTGTGCAGAGAGGCCAGAAAGCCGTGCGCCGATGATGAACTCGACGCCGGTTCCACTTACAAGAAATGAAAACCTTGACTCTCTCATCGATCTCGATGCCGACGGCTTTCCAGATGTGGCAGAATTGCAAGATGAACAGGATCGCCGCAATTTCCGGCGTTGGTTCGTCTCGATTGCAGAGTCGCAACTTTATAAAGAAGACCCGGCCTGGCGCACGGATGATCACGATTGCGCGGGTTTGATTCGATTTGCCTATCGTGAAGCTTTAAAAAAACATGACACCGATTGGTTGCGCCGTAAACGGTTTCTGCTCGATGCGGCGATTCCGGATGTGCGCAAATATAATTATCCGAAAGTGCCATTGATCAAAACCAAAATTTTTCGCACACGCGAAGGCCAATTCCGCGAAACGGATCTGGCAGACACGACGTTTGCCGTCACCGCAATGGCCGCAAAAATGAGAAGCTACAACACGGTTTTCCTCGGAAAAACGCTGGAAAACGTGCAGCCGGGTGATTTGCTTTTTTATCTCAATGCCGGTGATGTGAACATGCCGCAACATTCCATGATTTTCCTCGGTGACCAACGAAGGCCTGCGAGTTATGAAGATGCGGTAATTTATCACACCGGCCCGCGCGAGGCAGAGCCTGGCGTACTCAAGAAAGTCCGGCTGCTCGATCTTCTGCAGCATCCGGATGATCGCTGGCATCCCGCGCCGGAGAATCAATACTTCCTGGGATTCTATCGCTGGAAGATACTTGACTAA